In Arcobacter lacus, a single genomic region encodes these proteins:
- a CDS encoding 4-hydroxy-3-methylbut-2-enyl diphosphate reductase, with translation MEVKLASNYGFCFGVKRAIKIAEEHQNSSTMGPLIHNQDEINRLKNSFNVGLYSNLSDVKQNDTVIIRTHGIPKNDLKNLKALDAKIINATCPFVTTPQQIVKKMSSEGYSILIFGDAEHPEVKGVQSYGEDQEDVHIVLEVADLDKITFKNNKIATVAQTTRKKEKYLEIVNALILKNKEVRVFNTICDATFENQDSARELSKEADVMIVIGGKNSSNTKQLHSICLENCSDSYLIENENELKDAWFFNKKLCGVTAGASTPDWIIKQVIDKIKSVN, from the coding sequence ATGGAAGTAAAATTAGCATCTAATTATGGGTTTTGTTTTGGCGTTAAAAGAGCAATAAAAATAGCAGAAGAACACCAAAATTCAAGTACAATGGGACCTTTGATTCATAATCAAGATGAAATAAATAGATTAAAAAATTCATTTAATGTTGGTTTATATTCAAATTTAAGTGATGTAAAACAAAATGATACAGTAATTATTAGAACTCATGGAATACCAAAAAATGATTTAAAAAATTTAAAGGCATTGGATGCAAAAATAATAAATGCAACTTGTCCTTTTGTTACAACTCCTCAACAAATAGTAAAAAAAATGTCAAGTGAAGGATATTCTATTCTTATCTTTGGTGATGCAGAACACCCTGAAGTAAAAGGTGTACAATCATATGGTGAAGATCAAGAGGATGTTCATATTGTATTGGAAGTAGCAGATTTAGACAAGATTACTTTTAAAAATAATAAAATTGCTACAGTTGCTCAAACAACAAGAAAAAAAGAAAAATATCTTGAAATTGTAAATGCATTAATTTTAAAAAACAAAGAAGTTAGAGTTTTTAATACAATTTGTGATGCAACTTTCGAAAATCAAGACTCTGCAAGAGAGCTTTCAAAAGAAGCAGATGTTATGATTGTAATTGGTGGAAAAAATTCATCAAACACAAAACAGCTTCATTCAATTTGTTTAGAAAATTGTTCAGATTCTTATCTAATTGAAAATGAAAATGAGTTAAAAGACGCTTGGTTTTTTAATAAAAAGTTATGTGGAGTAACAGCAGGTGCGAGTACACCAGACTGGATTATAAAACAGGTTATAGATAAAATCAAATCAGTCAACTAA
- a CDS encoding 30S ribosomal protein S1, giving the protein MGIEDIDLGEDFDFEQMLNESFENAENNSVVDGVIVEISNDRVLVDVGQKIEGQLSVSEITIGGQVKYNVGDVIPVMLMGNKGERPNISHKKVLQKEKFDNFVKTHGEDFEDVTIEGKIVSVKQKGGFVIEDAAGCEYFMPMAQSYLKTQGAIGKTVKAKVIKVNKAQNSIIVSRKKLIEESKSVKDNKVAEILEKKEAINGIIKKITSYGMFVDLGGIDGLVNYNEISYKGPVNPANYYNEGDEVSVVVLAYDKAKQHLSLSIKAALSNPWKEIKDQLEVGDTITVTVSNFESYGAFVDLGNDIEGLLHISEISWNKNLKNPKELLTIGDEINVEVIELNVEQKRLRVSLKNLQEKPFTKFINEHKVGDVIKGKIATLTDFGAFVNIGDVDGLLHNEEASWEPNAKCKSLFKKGDEVEVRIIKIDKEKENISLSIKDISDSPAKRFQDAYKLGDIVKGPVKDIKDFGIFIKLENNLDGLIRNEDFGPLKVDEVKNGDEIEAVIINIDTKKNRVRLSVRRLEQQQEREVLKSVNDDTSMTLGDIIKDQIK; this is encoded by the coding sequence ATGGGTATCGAAGATATAGATTTAGGTGAAGACTTTGATTTTGAGCAAATGCTTAATGAGTCTTTTGAGAATGCGGAAAATAATTCTGTAGTTGATGGTGTAATAGTTGAAATTTCTAACGATAGAGTTTTAGTTGATGTTGGTCAAAAAATTGAAGGACAATTATCAGTTTCTGAAATTACAATTGGCGGTCAAGTAAAATATAATGTTGGTGATGTAATTCCTGTTATGTTAATGGGAAATAAAGGTGAAAGACCTAATATTTCACATAAAAAAGTTCTTCAAAAAGAAAAATTTGACAATTTTGTAAAAACTCACGGTGAAGATTTTGAAGATGTTACAATCGAAGGTAAAATAGTTTCAGTTAAACAAAAGGGTGGTTTTGTAATTGAAGACGCTGCTGGTTGTGAATATTTTATGCCAATGGCACAATCTTATTTAAAAACTCAAGGTGCTATTGGAAAAACTGTAAAAGCTAAAGTTATAAAAGTTAACAAAGCTCAAAATTCAATTATTGTTTCAAGAAAAAAATTAATTGAAGAATCAAAAAGTGTAAAAGACAATAAAGTTGCAGAAATTTTAGAGAAAAAAGAAGCAATTAATGGAATTATTAAAAAAATAACTTCTTATGGAATGTTTGTTGATTTAGGTGGAATTGATGGTTTAGTAAACTACAATGAAATCTCTTATAAAGGTCCAGTTAATCCTGCAAATTATTATAATGAAGGTGATGAAGTTTCAGTTGTAGTATTAGCTTATGATAAAGCAAAACAACATTTAAGTTTATCAATTAAAGCAGCTCTTTCAAATCCATGGAAAGAGATAAAAGATCAATTAGAAGTTGGAGATACAATTACTGTTACAGTTTCTAATTTTGAATCTTATGGAGCATTTGTTGATTTAGGAAATGATATTGAAGGATTATTACATATTTCTGAAATTTCGTGGAATAAAAACTTAAAAAATCCAAAAGAACTTTTAACTATTGGTGATGAAATCAATGTTGAAGTTATTGAATTAAATGTTGAACAAAAAAGATTAAGAGTATCTTTAAAAAATCTTCAAGAAAAACCATTTACTAAATTTATAAATGAACATAAAGTTGGAGATGTTATTAAAGGTAAAATTGCAACTTTAACTGACTTTGGAGCTTTTGTAAATATTGGTGATGTTGATGGATTATTACACAACGAAGAAGCTTCATGGGAACCAAATGCAAAATGTAAATCATTATTTAAAAAAGGTGATGAAGTTGAAGTAAGAATTATAAAAATTGATAAAGAAAAAGAAAATATTTCTCTTTCAATCAAAGATATTTCTGATTCTCCAGCAAAAAGATTTCAAGATGCTTATAAATTAGGTGATATTGTAAAAGGTCCAGTTAAAGATATAAAAGATTTTGGTATTTTTATAAAATTAGAAAATAATCTTGATGGATTAATTAGAAATGAAGATTTTGGGCCATTAAAAGTTGATGAAGTAAAAAATGGTGATGAAATTGAAGCTGTAATTATAAATATTGATACTAAAAAGAATAGAGTGAGATTATCTGTAAGAAGATTAGAACAACAACAAGAAAGAGAAGTTTTAAAATCTGTAAATGATGATACATCTATGACTTTAGGTGATATTATAAAAGATCAAATAAAGTAG